In Caproiciproducens sp. NJN-50, the following are encoded in one genomic region:
- a CDS encoding TRAP transporter large permease: MSSLAFLPILLVFVLYFAGIPIVYALLGSTFFYFAFIDTTSPMDLILQKVLTSSQSFNLLAIPFFVMAGSIMNYSGISEKMMDFAEVLTGHMRGGLAQVNVLLSMLMGGCSGSANADAAMEAKMLEPQMEERGYSKAFSTAITAASSAATPVIPPGVNLIVYAVLASCSLGRMFAAGYIPGILMGLSLMVAVAYISKKRNYQPSRGKRATLGEIGRQALVSFWGLFFPFGIILGMRAGMFTPSEGGAIAVLYAVIIGKFVYKKLNFRRDFIPIMKESIAGSAAVVMIMVSASVFGYYLTWVGIPQMVAVGMTTLTQNKYVMLLLCNLILLIMGMFLEGGAALMIIAPLLVPVVTAMGVDPVHFGMICIVNIMLGGLTPPFGSMMFTTCGITGCKISDFVRECWIFMFALLVVLIIITFVPFLSLVLPNLIYGVQG; encoded by the coding sequence GTGAGTTCTTTGGCATTCCTGCCGATTTTGCTGGTGTTTGTCCTGTATTTTGCCGGCATCCCGATTGTGTACGCCCTGCTCGGCTCCACTTTTTTCTACTTCGCGTTTATCGATACGACATCCCCGATGGATCTGATCCTGCAGAAGGTGCTGACAAGCTCGCAGTCTTTTAACCTGCTGGCGATTCCGTTCTTCGTCATGGCCGGGTCGATCATGAACTATTCGGGCATCAGCGAGAAGATGATGGATTTCGCGGAGGTGCTGACCGGGCATATGCGCGGAGGGCTCGCGCAGGTCAACGTTCTGCTGAGCATGCTGATGGGCGGCTGCTCCGGCTCCGCGAACGCGGACGCCGCGATGGAAGCAAAGATGCTTGAGCCGCAGATGGAGGAACGCGGGTATTCCAAGGCGTTTTCGACTGCAATCACCGCCGCCTCGTCCGCTGCAACGCCGGTGATCCCGCCCGGAGTCAACCTGATCGTCTACGCCGTGCTTGCAAGCTGCTCGCTGGGCCGCATGTTTGCCGCCGGGTATATTCCGGGGATCCTGATGGGCCTGTCCCTGATGGTGGCGGTGGCTTATATCTCCAAAAAGCGCAATTATCAGCCGAGCCGTGGAAAGCGCGCGACTTTGGGGGAAATCGGCCGCCAGGCGCTGGTTTCCTTCTGGGGACTGTTTTTTCCGTTCGGCATCATCCTCGGCATGCGGGCCGGCATGTTCACGCCGTCCGAAGGCGGCGCGATCGCGGTTCTGTACGCCGTGATCATCGGCAAATTCGTGTACAAGAAACTCAACTTCAGAAGGGACTTCATCCCCATCATGAAGGAATCGATCGCGGGCAGCGCGGCGGTCGTCATGATCATGGTATCAGCCAGCGTGTTCGGCTATTACCTGACCTGGGTGGGCATTCCCCAGATGGTGGCCGTCGGGATGACCACGCTGACCCAGAACAAGTACGTCATGCTGCTGCTGTGCAATCTGATCCTGCTGATCATGGGCATGTTCCTCGAAGGCGGAGCCGCGCTGATGATCATCGCGCCCCTGCTGGTGCCCGTGGTCACGGCGATGGGGGTCGACCCGGTCCATTTCGGCATGATCTGCATCGTGAACATCATGCTCGGGGGCCTGACGCCTCCGTTTGGTTCCATGATGTTCACCACCTGCGGCATTACGGGATGCAAGATCAGCGATTTCGTGCGCGAGTGCTGGATCTTCATGTTTGCGCTGCTTGTTGTGCTGATCATTATCACCTTTGTCCCATTCCTGAGCCTGGTCCTGCCAAACCTGATTTACGGCGTGCAGGGCTGA
- a CDS encoding sigma-70 family RNA polymerase sigma factor — translation MFEALLSLALSGFLFFVLHVAGSGSFPRPLTAQEEKECLEKMKNGDPKAKAALIEHNLRLVAHIIKKYYSSSSEQDDLISIGTIGLIKAVNTFDSSKGIRLSSYAARCIENAILSFRTPVTRQKEGRLLRRPLFLPFPKNPSCDLFLLFHRTVNPLYVLRNRAAVDRGDPSLQFLLFFPFGRIVNKDIQPLPSIA, via the coding sequence TTGTTCGAAGCACTTTTGAGCCTGGCTCTTTCCGGCTTCCTCTTTTTCGTGCTTCACGTCGCGGGCTCCGGGTCTTTTCCCCGGCCGTTAACCGCGCAGGAGGAGAAGGAATGCCTGGAAAAAATGAAGAACGGGGATCCGAAAGCAAAAGCAGCACTGATCGAACATAATCTCAGACTGGTCGCACACATCATCAAAAAGTATTACTCCAGTTCCAGCGAACAGGACGACCTGATTTCCATTGGCACCATCGGGCTGATTAAAGCGGTGAATACCTTTGACAGTTCCAAGGGAATCCGGCTTTCCAGCTACGCGGCAAGATGTATTGAAAATGCTATTCTATCATTTCGGACACCGGTGACGCGGCAAAAAGAGGGGCGGCTGCTACGCCGTCCCCTCTTTTTGCCGTTCCCGAAGAATCCGAGTTGCGATCTCTTTCTTTTGTTCCACCGGACAGTGAATCCGCTCTATGTACTTCGCAATCGCGCTGCTGTGGACCGCGGCGACCCTTCTTTGCAGTTCCTTCTGTTTTTCCCCTTCGGCCGGATAGTAAACAAGGATATTCAACCGCTCCCCTCCATTGCATAA
- a CDS encoding MATE family efflux transporter, with protein MEENRQNKMGTMPIFRLIVTMSIPAVLSMMVQALYNIVDSYFVAQISENALTSVSLVFPVQTLLIAVAVGTGVGLNSLIARRLGENRREEADQAATHGLLLGLANGLLFFVIGLFCSGPFLRAFTSDPEIVSMGSAYMSTVCMFSFGACVEINIEKILQATGNMVFPMIFQLIGAVGNMLLDPVFIFGLFGVPAMGVRGAAIATVIAQILSMVVALLVLLFREHEVKVDFHFFRVNWRTVQNIYAVGLPAIVMQSTGSVMVVGMNAILIGFTGTAVAVFGVYFKLQSFVFMPVFGLNQGLMPVMGYNYGARKISRLLSAVKIGCAIAAVIMGIGMAGFWLIPDKLLLIFNASGRMLQIGVPALRTISLCFLPAAFGIVFSTTFQAVGDGVKSLIISLLRQLVILLPCAYLLSKIGLDAVWFAFPAAESVSLAASIFFYCSVRRTTIQTGA; from the coding sequence TTGGAAGAAAATCGGCAAAATAAGATGGGCACCATGCCCATTTTTCGTTTGATTGTCACGATGTCTATTCCGGCCGTCCTGTCCATGATGGTCCAGGCGCTGTACAATATCGTGGACAGCTATTTTGTTGCACAGATCAGTGAAAACGCGCTGACCTCCGTGTCGCTGGTGTTTCCGGTTCAGACCCTGCTGATTGCGGTGGCGGTCGGGACCGGGGTCGGCCTGAACTCGCTGATCGCACGCCGACTGGGAGAAAACCGCAGGGAAGAGGCCGACCAGGCGGCAACCCATGGGCTTCTTCTTGGGCTTGCAAACGGTTTGCTGTTTTTTGTTATCGGCCTGTTTTGTTCGGGCCCGTTTCTGAGAGCCTTTACCTCGGACCCCGAGATTGTTTCGATGGGTTCCGCCTACATGAGCACCGTTTGTATGTTTTCCTTCGGAGCATGCGTTGAAATCAACATTGAGAAAATATTGCAGGCCACCGGGAATATGGTCTTTCCCATGATCTTTCAGCTGATTGGCGCCGTGGGCAACATGCTGCTTGACCCGGTTTTTATTTTTGGGCTTTTTGGGGTGCCTGCCATGGGAGTCAGGGGCGCCGCGATCGCCACGGTGATCGCTCAGATTCTGTCTATGGTGGTTGCCTTGTTGGTTTTGCTTTTCAGAGAACATGAAGTGAAAGTGGATTTTCACTTTTTCCGCGTCAACTGGCGCACGGTACAGAATATTTATGCCGTGGGGCTGCCCGCCATTGTCATGCAGTCGACCGGTTCCGTCATGGTGGTCGGCATGAACGCGATTTTAATCGGTTTCACCGGTACGGCAGTCGCCGTCTTCGGCGTCTATTTCAAACTTCAGTCTTTTGTTTTTATGCCGGTCTTTGGGCTGAATCAGGGGCTGATGCCCGTAATGGGATACAATTACGGAGCGAGAAAGATCAGCCGTCTGCTCAGCGCGGTCAAAATCGGCTGCGCGATTGCGGCGGTCATCATGGGAATCGGCATGGCGGGGTTCTGGCTGATACCGGACAAGCTTCTGCTGATTTTCAACGCATCCGGCCGTATGCTCCAGATCGGGGTCCCGGCGCTTCGCACCATCTCGCTCTGCTTTTTGCCCGCCGCGTTCGGCATCGTTTTTTCCACAACCTTTCAGGCGGTCGGCGACGGGGTGAAAAGCCTGATTATTTCGCTCCTGCGACAGCTTGTCATATTGCTTCCGTGCGCGTACCTGCTGTCTAAAATCGGGCTGGACGCGGTCTGGTTCGCGTTTCCGGCCGCGGAGAGCGTATCGCTTGCCGCAAGCATTTTCTTTTACTGTTCGGTGAGAAGGACCACCATTCAGACAGGCGCATAG